One region of Epilithonimonas zeae genomic DNA includes:
- a CDS encoding TIGR00730 family Rossman fold protein, translating into MKRITVFCGSSFGTDDVYKSQAKLLGKTLAEHQIELVYGGANVGLMGAVADGVLENGGKAIGVLPNFLKSKEIAHEHLTDLILVETMHERKTKMNELCDGVIALPGGFGTLEEFFEMLTWAQLGLHKKPIAILNTAGFYDSLITFIQTMVDKGFLKEVNRDMILVSDDIDKLIAMMKNYVAPDVAKWINKERV; encoded by the coding sequence ATGAAAAGAATTACGGTATTCTGTGGTTCAAGTTTTGGGACGGATGACGTTTACAAATCGCAGGCAAAATTATTAGGAAAAACATTAGCAGAACATCAAATCGAATTGGTTTACGGAGGCGCTAATGTAGGTTTGATGGGTGCAGTAGCGGACGGCGTTTTAGAGAACGGAGGAAAAGCTATTGGCGTTTTGCCTAACTTTTTAAAATCTAAAGAAATTGCACACGAGCATTTGACAGACCTTATTTTGGTGGAAACTATGCACGAAAGAAAAACCAAAATGAACGAGCTTTGCGATGGCGTAATTGCTTTACCGGGCGGTTTCGGAACTTTGGAAGAGTTTTTTGAAATGCTGACTTGGGCGCAATTGGGACTTCATAAAAAACCGATTGCCATTTTGAATACCGCTGGTTTTTACGATTCCTTAATCACTTTTATCCAAACTATGGTTGACAAAGGTTTTCTGAAAGAAGTTAACCGAGATATGATTCTGGTAAGCGATGATATTGATAAGCTTATCGCAATGATGAAAAACTATGTTGCGCCAGACGTTGCAAAATGGATTAATAAAGAACGTGTTTGA
- a CDS encoding polyprenyl synthetase family protein has translation MANTVELIKAPISEEMKLFEQKFYESMKSNVALLDKVTRFIVTTKGKQMRPMFVFLCAKLVGNVNEKTFRGASMIELIHTATLVHDDVVDESFKRRNFFSINALWKNKIAVLVGDYLLSKSVLLSTDNKDFDLLAVISRTIREMSEGELLQLEKARKLDITEDVYYEIIRQKTATLIAACCEVGVLSNGVDEATAKKMQEFGTYTGMAFQIKDDLFDYQTSNIIGKPVGIDIKEQKMTLPLIYTLKNASPENYKKYFAAIKRYNNDSKKVRELVEFVKSSGGMDYAIQTMKDYQQKALDILAEFPDNEAKASLKLMLDYVISRKL, from the coding sequence GTGGCCAATACAGTAGAACTAATCAAAGCTCCGATTTCTGAAGAAATGAAACTTTTTGAACAAAAGTTTTATGAATCGATGAAAAGTAATGTTGCTCTGCTGGATAAAGTTACGCGTTTTATTGTCACGACAAAAGGGAAACAAATGCGCCCGATGTTTGTTTTTCTATGCGCAAAACTGGTCGGAAATGTGAACGAAAAAACTTTCCGCGGCGCCAGTATGATTGAGTTGATTCATACGGCGACTTTGGTTCACGATGATGTTGTGGATGAGAGTTTTAAACGCCGGAATTTCTTTTCCATCAATGCACTTTGGAAGAATAAAATTGCAGTGTTGGTTGGCGATTATCTACTTTCGAAATCGGTTTTGCTTTCTACGGATAACAAAGATTTTGATTTGCTAGCTGTGATTTCCAGAACGATCAGAGAAATGTCTGAAGGCGAATTGCTTCAGTTGGAAAAAGCCAGAAAACTGGACATCACAGAAGATGTTTATTACGAAATCATCCGTCAGAAAACAGCCACTCTTATTGCGGCTTGCTGCGAAGTTGGTGTTTTGTCCAATGGCGTGGATGAAGCGACTGCGAAAAAAATGCAGGAATTCGGCACTTACACGGGAATGGCTTTCCAGATCAAGGATGACCTTTTTGATTATCAGACAAGCAATATCATTGGAAAACCTGTAGGAATCGACATCAAGGAACAGAAGATGACTCTGCCTTTGATTTATACTTTGAAAAATGCGAGCCCTGAGAATTACAAAAAATATTTCGCAGCGATAAAGCGTTATAACAACGATTCTAAAAAAGTTCGCGAGCTGGTAGAATTTGTAAAGTCTTCCGGCGGAATGGATTATGCTATCCAAACGATGAAAGATTACCAGCAAAAAGCACTTGACATTCTTGCTGAATTCCCAGACAATGAGGCCAAAGCATCTCTTAAACTGATGCTGGATTATGTGATTAGCAGAAAACTTTAA
- a CDS encoding helix-turn-helix domain-containing protein — MPIIVNLDVMMAKRKMSLNELSEKVDLTLSNLSILKTGKAKAIRFSTLEAICKALDCQPADILEYREE, encoded by the coding sequence ATGCCAATAATTGTAAACCTAGACGTAATGATGGCAAAACGAAAAATGTCATTGAATGAGCTGTCTGAAAAAGTAGATTTAACACTTTCCAACCTTTCGATTTTGAAAACCGGAAAAGCAAAAGCTATTCGTTTCAGTACTTTGGAAGCAATTTGTAAAGCTCTGGATTGCCAGCCTGCGGATATTTTGGAATATCGGGAAGAATAA
- a CDS encoding DUF2975 domain-containing protein: MSKTNNFIFWGLYAIAWIIFVGLSIEAGGLIVNFVFHLCNPELIQNLYQKVDLTQMYKESRFEFFSIYSFILIISILKAVLFYTVITLMHKMNLSKPFSTFVAKKISMISYYSLSIGLLSYIAKQVVENLNDHSFVPANLNQFLADSEGFIFMGAVIHIIAQIFKRGVELQEENDLTV, from the coding sequence ATGTCAAAAACAAACAATTTCATATTTTGGGGTTTATATGCCATAGCTTGGATAATATTTGTAGGCTTATCGATTGAGGCAGGAGGATTAATCGTCAATTTCGTTTTCCATCTTTGTAATCCTGAGCTTATCCAAAACCTCTATCAAAAGGTAGATTTAACCCAAATGTATAAAGAAAGTAGATTTGAGTTTTTTAGCATTTACAGCTTTATTTTAATCATTTCAATTCTAAAAGCTGTTCTTTTTTATACGGTGATTACACTAATGCATAAAATGAATCTGTCAAAACCGTTTAGCACTTTTGTTGCAAAGAAAATTTCAATGATTAGTTATTATAGCCTTTCAATAGGATTATTGAGTTACATTGCAAAACAAGTTGTTGAAAATTTGAATGACCACAGTTTTGTTCCTGCCAACTTAAACCAATTTTTGGCAGATAGTGAAGGATTTATTTTTATGGGAGCTGTAATTCATATTATTGCTCAGATTTTCAAAAGAGGCGTGGAATTACAGGAAGAAAACGATTTAACAGTTTAA
- a CDS encoding replication-associated recombination protein A: MNNSPLAEILRPKTLDDVLGQEHLTGKNGTIRKMLENDTINSLIFWGPPGTGKTTLAEIISEKSGRKFYKLSAVSSGVKDVRDVIDEAKKQNLFSGKSPILFIDEIHRFNKSQQDSLLHAVEKGWIVLIGATTENPSFEVVSALLSRSQVYILKALTFEKLEELADISTSKYNELNNTKFSLEEKQAFIQYSGGDARKLINSVELVLNQFKSAKKNKISNKDVLSVLQENMALYDKNGEQHYDIISAFIKSMRGSDPNGAVYWLARMLVGGEDIKFIARRMMILAAEDIGLANPNALVIANNCFQAINVIGNPEARIILSETAVYLAVSPKSNSTYNAINEAMAFVKKTGDLPVPLHLRNAPTKLMKNLNYGKDYQYAHSYEGNFVDLEFLPDDIKGTAFYQPANNSTEKKIKEQLKDKWGDKYY; encoded by the coding sequence ATGAACAATTCTCCACTTGCAGAAATCTTACGTCCGAAAACTCTCGACGATGTTTTAGGGCAAGAACATTTGACCGGAAAAAATGGAACGATCCGCAAAATGCTGGAAAATGACACCATCAATTCATTGATTTTTTGGGGACCTCCGGGAACTGGAAAAACAACACTGGCAGAAATTATCTCTGAAAAATCCGGCAGGAAATTCTATAAACTATCTGCTGTTTCTTCTGGAGTGAAAGATGTAAGAGACGTGATTGATGAAGCTAAAAAGCAAAATCTTTTTTCAGGAAAAAGTCCGATTTTGTTCATTGATGAGATTCATAGGTTTAATAAGTCTCAACAGGATTCTTTGCTTCACGCCGTTGAAAAAGGTTGGATTGTTCTTATTGGTGCTACAACAGAAAATCCTAGCTTTGAAGTTGTTTCGGCTTTATTGTCACGTTCTCAAGTCTATATTCTGAAAGCATTGACTTTTGAAAAGCTGGAAGAATTAGCCGACATCAGCACTTCAAAATACAACGAATTAAATAATACCAAATTTTCTCTTGAAGAAAAGCAAGCCTTCATCCAATATTCTGGAGGTGATGCAAGGAAATTGATTAATTCTGTGGAGTTGGTTCTTAATCAATTCAAGTCAGCGAAGAAAAATAAAATATCCAACAAAGACGTACTTTCTGTTTTGCAGGAAAATATGGCTTTGTATGATAAAAATGGTGAGCAGCATTATGATATCATTTCAGCTTTCATCAAATCGATGCGAGGTTCTGATCCCAATGGCGCAGTTTATTGGTTGGCCAGAATGTTGGTTGGCGGAGAAGACATCAAATTCATTGCAAGAAGAATGATGATTCTTGCAGCAGAAGACATTGGTTTAGCCAATCCAAATGCATTAGTAATCGCAAACAATTGCTTCCAAGCTATCAATGTAATTGGAAATCCGGAAGCAAGAATCATTCTGAGTGAAACAGCCGTTTACCTTGCCGTTTCTCCAAAAAGCAATTCAACTTATAACGCTATCAACGAGGCAATGGCTTTTGTAAAAAAAACCGGCGACTTGCCCGTTCCGTTGCATCTTAGAAATGCACCAACCAAACTGATGAAAAATCTCAATTATGGTAAAGATTATCAATATGCGCATTCTTATGAAGGTAACTTTGTAGATTTAGAATTTCTACCAGATGACATAAAAGGTACAGCATTTTATCAACCGGCTAATAACTCTACAGAGAAAAAAATCAAGGAACAACTCAAAGACAAATGGGGTGACAAATATTACTAA
- a CDS encoding DedA family protein yields MEHFESWKDLLNPEFYIKLGGFWLILFIIFAETGLFVGFFLPGDSLLFISGIYAVQIIDTTFGSTGSDFLDTTILATAVAIAAIIGNEIGYWFGYKSGPLLYERKDSFFFKKKYLFKAHDFFEEHGAVAVILSRFLPIVRTFSPIVAGIVKMSKPKFFFYNVIGAILWSFTMIYAGHYLDKLFMDQFGIDLKKKLEIIILIIVLVTTLPIIIKFFFSKDKERPTQE; encoded by the coding sequence ATGGAACACTTCGAGAGTTGGAAAGACTTACTGAACCCAGAATTTTACATCAAATTAGGTGGGTTTTGGCTTATTTTATTCATCATTTTTGCAGAAACCGGGCTGTTTGTAGGTTTCTTTTTACCGGGCGACAGTTTACTTTTCATTTCCGGGATTTACGCCGTTCAAATTATTGATACCACTTTTGGTTCCACAGGTTCAGATTTTCTGGATACTACTATTTTAGCAACTGCAGTTGCTATTGCAGCTATTATCGGGAACGAAATCGGTTATTGGTTTGGTTACAAAAGCGGACCGTTGTTGTATGAGAGAAAAGACTCATTCTTTTTCAAGAAAAAATACTTGTTCAAAGCCCACGATTTCTTCGAAGAACACGGCGCTGTAGCAGTTATTTTATCCAGATTCTTACCAATAGTGAGAACCTTCTCGCCTATCGTTGCGGGAATTGTAAAAATGAGCAAACCAAAATTCTTCTTTTACAACGTTATAGGCGCTATACTTTGGTCATTCACAATGATTTACGCAGGACATTATCTGGACAAATTATTTATGGATCAGTTTGGAATCGACCTCAAGAAAAAACTGGAAATCATTATCCTAATCATAGTTTTGGTCACCACTTTGCCAATTATTATCAAATTCTTTTTCTCAAAAGACAAAGAAAGACCAACACAGGAATAA
- a CDS encoding 2-hydroxyacid dehydrogenase, with the protein MKVFINNRIPQIGIDILKENNLEIITPETENPSYEEWLENCKQADIILNVGGKNKYNKEFFDNCPNVKAIALFSVGFDQVDIAEATKRKIPIGNTPDVLSRATSDVAFLLMQMVSRKVNYNVEKVKSGNWKDFDALEELGQELYNKTLGIFGLGRIGFEMAEKCKAAFGMNIIYHNRSHNEQAEKELGAKYVTFDELVQESDIISIHANYTAEQAGIFNKETFEKMKPNLIFINTARGGFHNEKDLFEALKSGKIWGAGLDVTNPEPMDKENPLLQLPNVCVLPHIGSATIEARNGMSKLAAENIVAFAKGEKMPTCVNPEIYDN; encoded by the coding sequence ATGAAAGTATTCATCAACAATAGAATTCCACAAATCGGAATTGATATTTTAAAAGAAAACAATCTGGAAATCATAACACCTGAAACCGAAAATCCATCATACGAAGAATGGCTGGAAAACTGCAAACAAGCAGACATCATTCTAAACGTTGGTGGAAAAAATAAATATAACAAAGAATTCTTCGACAACTGCCCCAATGTAAAAGCCATTGCACTATTCTCAGTAGGTTTTGACCAAGTCGATATTGCAGAGGCTACAAAACGAAAAATTCCAATTGGAAACACGCCAGATGTTCTCAGCAGAGCCACCTCCGATGTAGCTTTTCTTTTAATGCAAATGGTTTCCAGAAAAGTCAATTATAATGTTGAAAAGGTAAAATCCGGAAATTGGAAAGACTTTGATGCATTGGAAGAGCTCGGTCAAGAATTATATAACAAAACTTTAGGCATTTTTGGCTTGGGAAGGATCGGTTTCGAAATGGCAGAAAAATGCAAAGCCGCTTTCGGAATGAACATCATCTATCATAACAGAAGTCATAATGAACAAGCTGAGAAAGAACTCGGAGCAAAATATGTCACTTTTGATGAATTAGTTCAAGAGTCAGATATCATCAGTATTCACGCCAATTACACAGCAGAACAAGCTGGTATTTTCAACAAAGAAACGTTCGAAAAAATGAAACCGAATTTGATTTTCATCAATACAGCACGAGGTGGTTTCCACAATGAAAAAGATCTGTTCGAAGCATTAAAATCAGGAAAAATCTGGGGCGCAGGTTTAGACGTTACTAATCCAGAACCGATGGATAAAGAAAATCCCCTACTGCAACTCCCGAATGTTTGTGTTCTTCCGCATATTGGATCAGCAACCATAGAAGCCAGAAATGGAATGTCAAAATTGGCGGCGGAAAACATAGTGGCTTTCGCAAAAGGCGAAAAAATGCCAACTTGTGTCAATCCCGAAATTTATGATAATTAA
- a CDS encoding acyl-CoA thioesterase, with protein sequence MNYEDKIQQSETRVFKVVFPNTTNHHNTMFGGKVMEMMDEVAFMTATRFARKSFVTVSCDRIDFKKPIPADTLVELIGKVKYVGNTSVKVNIEIFIEEMYADTREKAVSGDFTLVAIDENKKPARIFEN encoded by the coding sequence ATGAATTACGAAGACAAAATCCAGCAATCGGAAACGCGTGTTTTCAAAGTGGTTTTCCCAAATACTACGAATCACCACAATACAATGTTCGGTGGAAAAGTGATGGAAATGATGGATGAAGTTGCTTTTATGACGGCAACAAGATTTGCAAGGAAATCTTTTGTCACCGTAAGCTGTGACAGAATTGATTTTAAAAAGCCAATTCCTGCAGATACTTTGGTAGAATTGATTGGAAAAGTAAAATATGTTGGGAATACCAGCGTAAAAGTCAATATCGAAATATTCATCGAGGAGATGTATGCTGACACTCGTGAAAAAGCTGTTTCAGGAGATTTTACTCTTGTCGCTATTGATGAAAATAAAAAGCCGGCAAGAATCTTTGAAAACTAG
- a CDS encoding urocanate hydratase, with protein MTFQQQIQQGIPSKLPQPKPYEQSINHAPKRKEILSEEEKKLALKNALRYFEPKFHAELLPEFKEELEKYGRIYMYRFRPDYEMKARDIAEYPGKSEQAKAIMLMIQNNLDYAVAQHPHELITYGGNGAVFSNWAQYLLTMKYLSEMTDEQTLTMYSGHPMGLFPSHKDAPRVVVTNGMMIPNYSKPDDWEKFNALGVTQYGQMTAGSYMYIGPQGIVHGTTITVLNAFRKINKEPKGGLFVTSGLGGMSGAQPKAGNIAGCVTVIAEVNPKITKIRHDQKWVNEIHENLDDLVERVRKAQENQETVSLAYLGNIVEVWEKFDAENLRIDIGSDQTSLHNPWAGGYYPVEQTFEESNTMMAENPELFKEKVQETLRRHASAINKHTAKGTYFFDYGNAFLLEASRAGADVMSENPTIGREFKYPSYVQDIMGPMCFDYGFGPFRWVCTSGKPEDLQKTDDIACAVLEEMIKTSPEEIQQQMKDNITWIKGAQENNLVVGSQARILYADAEGRMKIAEAFNKAIANGEIGAVVLGRDHHDVSGTDSPYRETSNIYDGSRFTADMAIHNVIGDSFRGATWVSIHNGGGVGWGEVINGGFGMLLDGSDDADRRLKSMLFWDVNNGISRRSWARNEGAVFAIKRAMEAEPNLKVTLPNFVDENLLN; from the coding sequence ATGACTTTCCAACAACAAATACAACAGGGAATTCCATCCAAATTACCTCAGCCAAAACCATACGAACAAAGTATCAATCACGCTCCGAAACGTAAAGAAATTCTTTCAGAAGAAGAGAAAAAACTCGCTCTGAAAAACGCTTTACGCTATTTCGAACCAAAATTCCACGCAGAATTATTGCCGGAATTTAAAGAAGAACTGGAAAAATACGGCAGAATTTATATGTACCGCTTCCGTCCCGATTATGAGATGAAAGCCAGAGATATTGCAGAATATCCGGGAAAATCGGAGCAGGCAAAAGCGATTATGCTGATGATCCAAAACAATCTGGATTATGCCGTGGCGCAACATCCTCACGAATTGATAACTTATGGTGGAAATGGTGCAGTTTTCTCAAACTGGGCGCAGTATCTTTTGACGATGAAATATTTGTCTGAAATGACTGACGAACAAACATTGACGATGTACTCCGGACATCCGATGGGATTGTTTCCTTCACACAAAGATGCACCAAGAGTAGTCGTGACGAACGGAATGATGATTCCGAATTATTCCAAACCGGATGATTGGGAGAAATTCAATGCATTGGGGGTAACACAGTACGGACAAATGACGGCTGGGTCTTATATGTACATTGGTCCGCAGGGGATTGTTCACGGAACGACGATTACTGTTCTGAATGCGTTCAGAAAAATAAATAAGGAGCCAAAAGGCGGATTATTCGTAACTTCAGGTTTGGGCGGAATGTCCGGAGCTCAGCCAAAAGCTGGAAATATCGCAGGTTGCGTTACGGTAATTGCGGAAGTGAATCCGAAGATTACCAAAATCCGTCACGATCAGAAATGGGTGAATGAAATTCACGAAAATCTGGATGACTTGGTAGAAAGAGTGAGAAAAGCTCAGGAAAATCAGGAAACGGTTTCTCTGGCTTATCTTGGAAATATCGTTGAGGTTTGGGAGAAATTCGATGCAGAAAATTTAAGAATCGATATCGGTTCAGACCAGACTTCGCTACACAATCCTTGGGCTGGAGGTTATTATCCGGTCGAGCAAACCTTTGAGGAATCGAATACGATGATGGCAGAAAACCCTGAATTATTCAAAGAAAAAGTTCAGGAAACCTTGAGAAGACACGCTTCCGCCATCAATAAACATACAGCAAAAGGAACCTATTTCTTCGATTACGGAAACGCCTTTTTACTCGAAGCTTCTAGAGCCGGAGCCGATGTAATGTCTGAAAATCCTACGATTGGAAGGGAATTCAAATACCCATCTTACGTTCAGGATATTATGGGACCGATGTGTTTTGATTATGGTTTCGGGCCGTTCCGTTGGGTTTGTACCAGCGGAAAACCTGAAGATTTGCAGAAAACGGATGATATTGCGTGTGCCGTTTTAGAGGAAATGATTAAAACATCGCCCGAGGAAATCCAACAGCAGATGAAAGACAATATCACGTGGATTAAAGGTGCTCAGGAAAACAATCTGGTCGTTGGTTCGCAGGCGAGAATTCTGTACGCCGATGCCGAAGGAAGAATGAAAATCGCTGAAGCCTTCAACAAAGCAATTGCCAACGGAGAAATTGGAGCGGTGGTTTTGGGAAGAGACCATCACGATGTTTCGGGGACGGATTCGCCGTACAGAGAGACTTCCAATATTTATGACGGCTCGAGATTTACGGCAGATATGGCGATTCACAATGTGATTGGCGACAGTTTCCGTGGGGCGACTTGGGTGAGTATTCACAACGGTGGTGGCGTTGGCTGGGGCGAAGTAATTAACGGAGGTTTCGGAATGTTGCTTGACGGAAGCGATGATGCCGACAGAAGATTAAAATCAATGCTTTTCTGGGACGTCAACAACGGAATTTCCCGACGAAGCTGGGCAAGAAATGAAGGTGCTGTTTTTGCGATTAAAAGAGCGATGGAAGCTGAACCGAATTTGAAAGTGACGTTGCCGAATTTTGTGGATGAAAATCTCTTGAACTAA
- a CDS encoding endonuclease domain-containing protein, with protein sequence MSEKQILTQIDGIIIYRNFIEDLPYNPHLKRLTREKRKLGILSEVLFWKQVRNRTFHQIDFDRQRIIGNYIVDFYVKTLGLVVEIDGLSHDFKQEYDLERTKYLESLGLKVYKISDWNVKHNLSAIMKDLEDFIIDNYS encoded by the coding sequence ATGTCCGAAAAGCAAATACTCACCCAGATTGATGGCATCATCATCTACCGCAATTTTATTGAAGACCTACCATACAATCCTCATCTTAAGCGATTAACAAGAGAAAAAAGGAAACTTGGGATTTTATCAGAAGTTCTTTTTTGGAAACAAGTTCGAAACAGAACTTTTCACCAAATAGATTTTGACAGGCAGAGAATTATCGGTAATTATATTGTCGATTTTTATGTGAAAACTTTAGGACTTGTGGTTGAGATTGATGGATTAAGTCACGACTTTAAACAAGAGTATGATTTGGAGAGGACAAAGTATTTGGAAAGTCTGGGACTAAAAGTCTATAAAATCTCAGATTGGAATGTAAAGCATAATCTCTCTGCAATTATGAAAGATCTTGAGGATTTTATTATCGATAATTATAGTTGA
- a CDS encoding NAD(P)-binding domain-containing protein: MQNLGIIGFGWLGNHIAERLSDKYKIFATTTTPAKAQDLNAKGYHATLVSFPNELDAEMQTWEVAKDLDAIIISVPFSGIRGAQIPMNDKRQNLLNFLGDYKGQLFLLSSTGVYPETEQDYIETDKPVQEVESESFILERFPQTNILRLAGLMGDQRLLKNYNISNLDQLVNHIHYADICTAIEKMLVQQSQSKVYNIVAPNHPNKEEVINAQKGLSYSGERATKDRTISPAKLIQELDFKFQYPDPQYFHL, encoded by the coding sequence ATGCAAAACCTAGGAATCATCGGTTTCGGCTGGCTCGGCAATCACATCGCAGAAAGGCTATCGGACAAATACAAAATCTTCGCCACCACAACCACACCCGCCAAAGCACAAGACCTCAACGCCAAAGGCTATCACGCCACTCTGGTTAGTTTCCCCAACGAGTTGGATGCGGAGATGCAAACTTGGGAAGTCGCCAAAGATCTGGACGCCATCATCATCAGCGTACCGTTTTCGGGGATCCGAGGCGCACAGATTCCGATGAATGACAAACGCCAGAACCTCCTCAATTTCCTCGGCGATTACAAAGGTCAGCTCTTCCTCCTCAGCTCCACAGGTGTCTATCCCGAGACCGAACAAGACTACATCGAGACCGACAAACCAGTACAGGAAGTGGAAAGCGAAAGCTTTATTTTGGAAAGATTCCCCCAAACTAATATCCTCAGATTAGCTGGCTTGATGGGCGACCAGAGATTGCTCAAGAACTACAACATCTCCAATCTCGATCAGTTAGTAAATCACATCCATTACGCCGATATCTGTACCGCTATCGAAAAAATGCTGGTGCAACAATCCCAATCCAAGGTTTACAACATCGTAGCGCCCAACCATCCCAACAAAGAAGAAGTTATCAATGCCCAGAAAGGACTCTCCTACTCTGGCGAGCGTGCTACCAAAGACAGAACCATCTCGCCCGCCAAACTGATTCAGGAATTGGATTTTAAGTTCCAATATCCCGATCCACAGTATTTTCATTTGTAA
- the pelA gene encoding pectate lyase, with product MRSTFLLILNLTVLSCTAQTKDTLAEKVLVYQLPNGGWGKHVDKTAVDYSLPIDKVLLSKIKASGDDHATIDNNATTKEITILIKAYQSTKNPSYLKSAEKGINYLLTMQYTNGGFPQYYPNSAIYRKQITYNDNAMINALSILYNTAEGKNGFEIIDENLKIKSKSAVEKGIDCILKTQFVQKEKPTIWGDQYNEITLKPEKARAFEPASLASAESVSIVKFLMMQPQNPEIEKAVKSAIQWFKTNKIEGYSYNVVKKDNKAVRTLAADKNSVIWARFYDLETNKPIFGDRDGSIKYNYSEVSAERRNGYSWFVDSPKKLIDKDYPTWLANNNLTE from the coding sequence ATGAGATCAACTTTTCTATTGATATTAAATTTAACAGTGCTGTCTTGTACCGCACAGACAAAAGATACTTTAGCTGAGAAGGTTTTGGTCTATCAACTTCCAAATGGTGGTTGGGGAAAACACGTAGATAAAACAGCCGTGGACTATAGTTTACCCATCGACAAAGTTTTATTAAGCAAAATAAAAGCTTCCGGAGACGACCACGCCACCATAGACAACAATGCGACCACGAAAGAGATTACCATCCTCATTAAGGCTTATCAATCCACGAAAAACCCAAGCTATCTCAAGTCCGCAGAAAAAGGAATCAACTATCTTCTGACGATGCAATATACCAACGGTGGTTTTCCTCAATACTATCCGAACTCTGCTATCTATCGAAAGCAAATCACTTATAATGATAATGCAATGATTAATGCTCTGAGTATTCTATACAATACAGCAGAAGGCAAAAATGGTTTTGAAATTATTGATGAAAATTTAAAAATTAAGTCCAAATCGGCTGTTGAAAAAGGTATAGACTGCATTCTGAAAACGCAGTTCGTCCAAAAAGAAAAACCAACCATCTGGGGAGACCAATACAACGAAATCACTTTGAAACCAGAAAAAGCAAGAGCTTTTGAACCTGCTTCACTGGCAAGTGCAGAATCGGTAAGTATTGTTAAATTTTTGATGATGCAACCTCAAAATCCCGAGATTGAGAAAGCCGTAAAGTCTGCAATCCAATGGTTCAAAACCAATAAAATCGAAGGTTACAGCTACAACGTTGTAAAGAAAGATAACAAGGCTGTAAGAACTTTGGCGGCGGATAAGAACTCGGTTATTTGGGCAAGATTCTATGATTTGGAAACCAACAAACCAATTTTTGGCGACCGAGACGGAAGCATTAAATACAACTACAGCGAAGTTTCTGCAGAAAGAAGAAACGGCTATAGTTGGTTTGTGGATAGTCCAAAAAAACTGATTGATAAAGATTATCCAACTTGGTTGGCAAATAATAACTTGACAGAATAG